The genomic window ATGATCGCTCGGAACAGGAGCAACGGCAGCTAAATACGGGGTATAGTAAATGGACGAAGGGAGAGGAACGTTTGGATGGTACTAGCTATTTAGGTGAGTTGCAATTCCGTTGGATGTGTACAGACAAGGATTATATCGTAGCTCATATGTATGGTAATAAAAAAATCAATAAGAAGAAAGGTTGGGGTGATGGACTTTTAACGGATGGAATACCCCAAGAATTCGATTATTCTTCTTTTAATAAGGATCAATCGTATATTTTTACGGCTAGCTTGTTCCATAAGCATACGTTTGCGAAAAACCATATATTGGAAACGACCCTTGCTTTCAATAAGAATCATAACGAGAATGACGGAAATCGCTCGGAGTCATATCTGGATTGGTCTTATCTGAATACATATTTATATAAGAACGACCGGAATTCCGGTCGTTTTGATGTGGATTATAATGTGGATTTTGCAAATGGAGGTAGCTTGAATGTAGGGAATCAGACTCGTTTTACGAGTGATCGTATACGTCAAGTGAGTATAGGAATGCCTACTTTCCGGCACGAGAAATGGGAAGAGTATTTGTATGCGGACTATAGCCAGTCTATAAAGCGTTTTTCTTATATGCTTTCTGCTGGGCTGGAAGGAATTTGGCTGAAAGCGGGTGAGGCCTCTAATCATTACTTCAAGCCTCGCATTTCTTTAAGCGGTAATTATGATTTTAGCGATCATCTATCTACGAGATTGGGATACACGCTTACCAATACGGCTCCTACCGAGAGCGAATTGAATCCTTATAATATGTCTACGGATTCTTTAGTGAAGACACAAGGAAATCCTTATCTGCTTCCGAGCCAAAATCATAAATTGAACCTATCCTTGACATTTAACACGAAAGGATTTTATTTGACACCGAGCGTCTCTTATCGGATCAGTACGGACTTGGTGGAATCGTATGGATTCAGCGAAGAGGATATTTATATCAGTAGCTATAGGAATAGCGGGAAGTATAAGAATTTACGCATAGGGGGAAGTCTGTCTTATCGGATAGGCAATTTAGGGCGTATAGGTGTCAATGCGTATCATGTCGTGGATTATTATGAGAATGAAGATCCAAGGAAAGGGTTTAGTACCTCTTTGTATTTCAATGCGAATTATAAGAAGTGGTATTTGGGTGCTGATATATTATATAACAATTATACCTATACGCCAATCTCTCGTGTGAAGTATCATAGCCCTTCTTTTTCGATGGTACAGGTCTCTTATAATTTTACGGACTATTTCTATATTTCCGTGGCGATGGAGAATTGTTTGGTTACTTATCGTACCTCGATGGAATTACGTAGTGGTAGCTATGAGAACTACAGCGATCAACGAAAAATCAGTGCCTCTTTTCGGCCTTGGATCTTGCTTCGTTATACATTCCGTAAAAACAAGTCGAAAGCAATGAAAGAACGGAAAAATGTGTATAGTATAGAGGAAGGTATTAAATTATGAGCTTCCCCCATATCAAGCAACCCGACTCCATGGAATGCGGCGCCACCTGCCTCCGCATGATCGCCAAGTTCCATGGCAAGGAGTATTCCGCCGAGACGATGCAAAACCTTTGCGTCGTAACCCGGGAAGGAGTCTCCATGCTGGGTATCGCTGATGCCGCCGAGTATATAGGATTTCGTACGATATGTGGACGAATGACCTTGGGGAAGATGGTGGAGCAACGCCCCTTCCCTTGTATCCTCCATTGGAACCAAGATCATTTTGTCGTATTATATGACGTTAAAAAGAAACAGGATGGGAAATCTGTTTTTTATATAGCTGATCCCGGTAAGAATTTGTTGCGTATCGATGAGGAAGAGTTTCGTAATGCGTGGATCAGTACCCGTTCGAGAGGGGAGGAGAAAGGCATATTAATGGCCTTGCAGCCGACCCCCGCTTTTTATAAGCGGAAAGATGAACGCCATACGGGAAGAGATCCCTTTCATTTCCTTTGGGGGTATATGAAACCTTATAAACGTTTCTTTATCCAGTTGTTGCTGGGGCTTGCGCTGGGAAGCGTATTGCAATTAATCTTTCCGTTTCTTACCCAAGCGATCGTGGATAAAGGTATCGCTACTAAGAATCTGAATCTGATCTATCTGATCTTGGCGGGACAATTGATGCTGGTCTTGAGCCGTGCCTCGGTGGACTTTATCCGTCGCTGGATATTACTGCATATAAGTGCGAGGGTGAATATATCATTGTTATCCGATTTCTTGATCAAACTGATGCGATTACCCATGTCGTTTTTCGATACGAAAATGACGGGCGATCTCTTGCAACGCATCCATGATCATGAGCGTGTGGAACGTTTCTTGACGGCGCAGACATTGACGGTGCTTTTCTCCGCTTTCAGCTTCGTGGTGTTCGGTGGGGTATTACTTTATTATAATCGATTGATATTCTTTATTTTCGTACTAGGTAGCGCTTTATATGCCGTATGGGTGACATTCTTCCTTAAAAAACGTCGTTTGCTGGACTATACTTATTTTGAGCAACGGGCCCGTAATCAATCGAAAACCATGCAGTTATTGAATGGTATGCAAGAGATCAAGCTTCAGCATTGTGAGCGACGTCGGCGTTGGGAGTGGGAGGATATACAAGCGGACTTGTTCCGGACAAACATCGAATCGATGCGGCTGCAACAGAGTCAGGAGGCCGGCAGTATCTTGATTAATGAGGTAAAGAATATCGTGATTACGGTGATTGCCGCTACGGCTGTGATCGGGGGTAGCCTGTCGTTGGGTATGATGTTGGCTATACAGTATATTATCGGGCAGTTGAACGCTCCGGTGGAACAGTTCGTGCAGTTTCTTTATAGTTGGCAAGACGTGAAGATTAGTCTGGAACGGATGAGCGAGATCCATGATCGGGAAGAAGAGGAGACGCCGGAACGTATGATAACCGGTTTTAACGGAAGCGATAGGGACATTGAGATTCGTAACGTGACGTTTCAATATGAGGGCATCCATTCGCCGAAAGTCTTGGAGCGGATAAACCTTAAAATACCTCGAGGCAAGATTACGGCGATCGTAGGAACGAGTGGTAGCGGGAAAACAACCTTGATCAAGTTATTATTGGGCTACTATAATCCGGTAGAAGGTGATATCCGGGTGGGTGGAAATGATTTGCGATCTTTCAGCCTTTTATGGTGGCGTGACCAATGTGGTGCGGTGATGCAAGACGGTTATCTGTTCTCTGAATCGATCGCACGCAATATTGCCGTGGATGACGGTGAGATTGATAAATCTCGCTTATTATTGGCAGCTCGTATCGCCAATATAGAGGAATTTATCGAGCGCTTACCCTTAAAATATAATACGGTGATAGGTCCGGATGGTCAAGGCGTAAGCCAAGGCCAGCGTCAACGGATCTTGATCGCCCGGGCGGTTTATAAGGACCCTTCTTATCTCTTTTTCGATGAGGCGACGAATTCGTTGGATGCCAACAATGAACGTGCCATAGTGGAGAATCTGACGGACTTTTACCGGGGTAAGACGGTAATAATCGTCGCCCATCGATTAAGTACCGTACGCAATGCCGATCAAATAGTCGTTCTTGACAAAGGCCGTATCGTAGAGGTAGGCACCCACGACGTGCTGATCGATCGCAAAGGCGCTTATTATAATTTAGTGAAGAATCAA from Parabacteroides distasonis ATCC 8503 includes these protein-coding regions:
- a CDS encoding peptidase domain-containing ABC transporter, with the translated sequence MSFPHIKQPDSMECGATCLRMIAKFHGKEYSAETMQNLCVVTREGVSMLGIADAAEYIGFRTICGRMTLGKMVEQRPFPCILHWNQDHFVVLYDVKKKQDGKSVFYIADPGKNLLRIDEEEFRNAWISTRSRGEEKGILMALQPTPAFYKRKDERHTGRDPFHFLWGYMKPYKRFFIQLLLGLALGSVLQLIFPFLTQAIVDKGIATKNLNLIYLILAGQLMLVLSRASVDFIRRWILLHISARVNISLLSDFLIKLMRLPMSFFDTKMTGDLLQRIHDHERVERFLTAQTLTVLFSAFSFVVFGGVLLYYNRLIFFIFVLGSALYAVWVTFFLKKRRLLDYTYFEQRARNQSKTMQLLNGMQEIKLQHCERRRRWEWEDIQADLFRTNIESMRLQQSQEAGSILINEVKNIVITVIAATAVIGGSLSLGMMLAIQYIIGQLNAPVEQFVQFLYSWQDVKISLERMSEIHDREEEETPERMITGFNGSDRDIEIRNVTFQYEGIHSPKVLERINLKIPRGKITAIVGTSGSGKTTLIKLLLGYYNPVEGDIRVGGNDLRSFSLLWWRDQCGAVMQDGYLFSESIARNIAVDDGEIDKSRLLLAARIANIEEFIERLPLKYNTVIGPDGQGVSQGQRQRILIARAVYKDPSYLFFDEATNSLDANNERAIVENLTDFYRGKTVIIVAHRLSTVRNADQIVVLDKGRIVEVGTHDVLIDRKGAYYNLVKNQLELGN
- a CDS encoding TonB-dependent receptor; this encodes MRTIAFWLLFISQGLFTLSAQSYTFSGIITNEKRKMMDGVQVILSVEDSLSAMALTDEKGHFRIDGLKEGAYELRLFFLGYNAQEQILRVENRDVRKDFLLTPEKTVVLDEVMVTGNRNDQVNRTATGEIFYLSEKAKNMKDPFRALQEIPRLYSDVANRKVQLEDGAQPLILINGNRYNSGIATLDPREIESVEIIDVVKARYLKDGYQKILNIKLKKKTQPFIFLEGATRHDVPFRKGLGVGYFEVGNSRYALYGRASVDYLYDDRSEQEQRQLNTGYSKWTKGEERLDGTSYLGELQFRWMCTDKDYIVAHMYGNKKINKKKGWGDGLLTDGIPQEFDYSSFNKDQSYIFTASLFHKHTFAKNHILETTLAFNKNHNENDGNRSESYLDWSYLNTYLYKNDRNSGRFDVDYNVDFANGGSLNVGNQTRFTSDRIRQVSIGMPTFRHEKWEEYLYADYSQSIKRFSYMLSAGLEGIWLKAGEASNHYFKPRISLSGNYDFSDHLSTRLGYTLTNTAPTESELNPYNMSTDSLVKTQGNPYLLPSQNHKLNLSLTFNTKGFYLTPSVSYRISTDLVESYGFSEEDIYISSYRNSGKYKNLRIGGSLSYRIGNLGRIGVNAYHVVDYYENEDPRKGFSTSLYFNANYKKWYLGADILYNNYTYTPISRVKYHSPSFSMVQVSYNFTDYFYISVAMENCLVTYRTSMELRSGSYENYSDQRKISASFRPWILLRYTFRKNKSKAMKERKNVYSIEEGIKL